A window of the Linepithema humile isolate Giens D197 chromosome 4, Lhum_UNIL_v1.0, whole genome shotgun sequence genome harbors these coding sequences:
- the LOC105677681 gene encoding NAD-dependent protein deacetylase sirtuin-1 isoform X2, whose product MASSSELLEYSSPAKRRKVDGSDHESIGEALVDPLPGEMAHDSPHDDLEALGTDSGFNELSDESKSASISPSTTNLTSPPCRVDSTSNDIGCPIDTDEKDEVSSTVSNLSELSGLSDLSGEAEVSLQWRNSSWIQKQMSTGVNPRDLLNHIFLDSTQIPEQVDDLTLWKIIINMMSEPPRRQKLRHINTLSDVVRLIRNSKKIIVLTGAGVSVSCGIPDFRSRDGIYSRLAQDFPDLPDPQAMFDINYFSQDPRPFYKFAREIYPGQFKPSPCHRFIKMLDKQKKLLRNYSQNIDTLEQVAGIENVIECHGSFATASCTRCKYQVRADDIREDIFAQRIPTCPKCRVNTLPSLSEINCSENYRDLVSQGIMKPDIVFFGEGLPDAFHDAMAKDKDDCDLLIVIGSSLKVRPVALIPSSIPSHVPQILINREPLPHLKFDVELLGDGDIVINQICHLMGETYKEVCWYDKVLKEVPQLLRYVCDDMWEQSQDTITNTEMSRDSVEVDLKPHVSSTESQDSLLITANTMPQHTDEINVCVSPFHAGNVENTEESFDLLGESPKRRLSDTSIENSPKRMNFGNSRDAEVVSSTSLMKMDIECAIISSENKLHVAESTSENNSEECQVVPTSLSLSSEAVMSENTLESHKLLDNCDKLNSKYGDAAMMDAIESDKALPKPRQASVDSVLDSGIGDSCNSTDNAEEKYDIGELKNRRRLERRHRWHPKIRESLATRLPENSYYQLAPGRYVFPGAEVYLEPEDYDQCSLSANSESTDSDSDSSSVLSLQSSDEEETCADDDLSESADADADTDGQNNDAKWAQH is encoded by the exons ATGGCGTCGAGTTCGGAGCTGCTGGAATATTCGTCCCCGGCGAAGCGTCGTAAGGTGGACGGCAGTGATCACGAAAGCATCGGTGAGGCCTTGGTGGATCCGTTGCCCGGCGAGATGGCCCACGACAGCCCGCATGACGATCTCGAAG CGCTAGGCACAGATAGCGGATTTAACGAACTGAGCGATGAATCCAAATCAGCATCCATATCTCCTTCAACCACAAACCTAACATCACCACCATGTAGAGTCGACTCCACAAGCAACGATATTGGTTGTCC AATCGACACTGATGAGAAGGATGAGGTGTCCTCTACCGTCTCAAACCTGTCAGAGTTATCAGGCTTATCTGATCTCTCCGGAGAAGCAGAAGTCAGTCTTCAATGGCGAAACTCTTCGTGGATTCAGAAACAGATGTCGACAGGTGTCAATCCCAGAGATCTTCTGAATCACATTTTCTTGGATTCCACGCAGATTCCTGAGCAGGTTGACGATCTCACATTATGGAAG ATTATAATCAACATGATGTCAGAACCTCCGAGGCGGCAGAAGCTCAGACACATAAATACCTTGTCGGATGTGGTGCGATTAATTCGCAATAGCAAGAAAATCATAGTACTGACCGGTGCGGGTGTCAGCGTCAGCTGTGGCATTCCCGATTTCAGAAGTAGGGATGGTATTTATTCCAGACTGGCGCAAGATTTCCCGGACTTGCCGGATCCACAG GCTATGTTCGACATCAATTACTTTAGTCAAGATCCTAGGCCATTCTATAAGTTTGCGCGTGAGATATATCCGGGACAATTCAAGCCCAGTCCCTGTCATAGGTTCATTAAAATGTTAGACAAGCAGAAGAAGCTTTTGAGAAATTACTCACAAAATATTGATACTTTGGAGCAGGTTGCAGGCATCGAAAATGTGATTGAATGCCATg GCTCCTTCGCCACTGCGTCGTGCACGAGGTGTAAGTATCAAGTGAGAGCGGATGACATCAGGGAGGACATCTTTGCACAGAGGATACCCACCTGCCCGAAATGCCGCGTCAACACATTACCTTCTCTGTCCGAAATTAATTGCAGTGAGAATTACAGAG ACCTGGTGTCGCAAGGTATAATGAAGCCAGACATTGTCTTCTTCGGCGAAGGACTTCCGGACGCTTTTCACGACGCGATGGCCAAAGACAAGGACGATTGCGACCTTCTTATTGTTATCGGATCGTCTCTGAAGGTCCGACCGGTAGCTCTAATTCCTTCATCCATTCCATCGCATGTACCGCAGATCCTCATTAATCGCGAGCCATTGCCGCACCTGAAATTCGACGTTGAGCTGTTGGGCGATGGTGACATCGTTATAAATCAGATATGCCATTT GATGGGCGAAACTTACAAGGAAGTCTGTTGGTACGATAAAGTCTTGAAGGAGGTGCCGCAGCTTTTGCGATATGTGTGCGACGACATGTGGGAACAGAGCCAAGACACAATAACCAACACCGAAATGTCGCGCGACAGCGTAGAAGTCGATTTGAAGCCGCACGTGTCCTCGACGGAAAGTCAGGACAGTCTGCTGATCACTGCGAACACGATGCCGCAGCACACGGACGAAATCAATGTCTGTGTATCACCATTTCACGCTGGCAACGTGGAGAATACAGAGGAGAGCTTCGATCTTCTAGGAGAAAGTCCAAAGAGGCGGTTGAGTGATACTAGCATAGAGAACAGTCCCAAAAGGATGAACTTTGGCAACTCGCGCGACGCGGAAGTCGTGAGTTCCACATCACTGATGAAAATGGATATTGAATGTGCAATAATCTCGTCGGAGAACAAGCTTCACGTCGCGGAATCAACATCTGAAAACAATTCGGAAGAGTGTCAGGTGGTGCCGACGTCGTTGTCCCTTTCCTCGGAGGCTGTTATGAGCGAAAACACGCTGGAATCGCACAAATTGCTGGACAACTGCGATAAGTTGAATAGCAAGTATGGCGATGCCGCAATGATGGACGCTATCGAGTCGGACAAAGCGCTACCGAAGCCGCGACAGGCGTCGGTGGACTCCGTGTTGGACTCCGGCATAGGTGACAGTTGTAACAGCACCGACAACGCAGAGGAAAAGTACGACATCGGTGAACTGAAAAATAGAAGAAGGTTAGAGAGACGACACCGCTGGCATCCAAAGATTCGAGAAAGCCTCGCCACCAGGCTACCAG AAAACTCGTATTACCAATTGGCACCGGGAAGATATGTTTTCCCTGGCGCGGAGGTCTATTTGGAACCTGAGGATTACGATCAGTGTTCCCTGTCGGCGAACTCGGAGAGCACGGACAGCGACAGCGACTCCTCTTCAGTCCTCTCCCTTCAGTCCTCCGACGAGGAGGAGACCT GCGCGGACGATGATCTGTCAGAAAGCGCGGACGCCGACGCGGACACCGACGGACAGAACAATGATGCAAAGTGGGCACAGCATTGA
- the LOC105677681 gene encoding NAD-dependent protein deacetylase sirtuin-1 isoform X1: MASSSELLEYSSPAKRRKVDGSDHESIGEALVDPLPGEMAHDSPHDDLEEALGTDSGFNELSDESKSASISPSTTNLTSPPCRVDSTSNDIGCPIDTDEKDEVSSTVSNLSELSGLSDLSGEAEVSLQWRNSSWIQKQMSTGVNPRDLLNHIFLDSTQIPEQVDDLTLWKIIINMMSEPPRRQKLRHINTLSDVVRLIRNSKKIIVLTGAGVSVSCGIPDFRSRDGIYSRLAQDFPDLPDPQAMFDINYFSQDPRPFYKFAREIYPGQFKPSPCHRFIKMLDKQKKLLRNYSQNIDTLEQVAGIENVIECHGSFATASCTRCKYQVRADDIREDIFAQRIPTCPKCRVNTLPSLSEINCSENYRDLVSQGIMKPDIVFFGEGLPDAFHDAMAKDKDDCDLLIVIGSSLKVRPVALIPSSIPSHVPQILINREPLPHLKFDVELLGDGDIVINQICHLMGETYKEVCWYDKVLKEVPQLLRYVCDDMWEQSQDTITNTEMSRDSVEVDLKPHVSSTESQDSLLITANTMPQHTDEINVCVSPFHAGNVENTEESFDLLGESPKRRLSDTSIENSPKRMNFGNSRDAEVVSSTSLMKMDIECAIISSENKLHVAESTSENNSEECQVVPTSLSLSSEAVMSENTLESHKLLDNCDKLNSKYGDAAMMDAIESDKALPKPRQASVDSVLDSGIGDSCNSTDNAEEKYDIGELKNRRRLERRHRWHPKIRESLATRLPENSYYQLAPGRYVFPGAEVYLEPEDYDQCSLSANSESTDSDSDSSSVLSLQSSDEEETCADDDLSESADADADTDGQNNDAKWAQH, from the exons ATGGCGTCGAGTTCGGAGCTGCTGGAATATTCGTCCCCGGCGAAGCGTCGTAAGGTGGACGGCAGTGATCACGAAAGCATCGGTGAGGCCTTGGTGGATCCGTTGCCCGGCGAGATGGCCCACGACAGCCCGCATGACGATCTCGAAG AAGCGCTAGGCACAGATAGCGGATTTAACGAACTGAGCGATGAATCCAAATCAGCATCCATATCTCCTTCAACCACAAACCTAACATCACCACCATGTAGAGTCGACTCCACAAGCAACGATATTGGTTGTCC AATCGACACTGATGAGAAGGATGAGGTGTCCTCTACCGTCTCAAACCTGTCAGAGTTATCAGGCTTATCTGATCTCTCCGGAGAAGCAGAAGTCAGTCTTCAATGGCGAAACTCTTCGTGGATTCAGAAACAGATGTCGACAGGTGTCAATCCCAGAGATCTTCTGAATCACATTTTCTTGGATTCCACGCAGATTCCTGAGCAGGTTGACGATCTCACATTATGGAAG ATTATAATCAACATGATGTCAGAACCTCCGAGGCGGCAGAAGCTCAGACACATAAATACCTTGTCGGATGTGGTGCGATTAATTCGCAATAGCAAGAAAATCATAGTACTGACCGGTGCGGGTGTCAGCGTCAGCTGTGGCATTCCCGATTTCAGAAGTAGGGATGGTATTTATTCCAGACTGGCGCAAGATTTCCCGGACTTGCCGGATCCACAG GCTATGTTCGACATCAATTACTTTAGTCAAGATCCTAGGCCATTCTATAAGTTTGCGCGTGAGATATATCCGGGACAATTCAAGCCCAGTCCCTGTCATAGGTTCATTAAAATGTTAGACAAGCAGAAGAAGCTTTTGAGAAATTACTCACAAAATATTGATACTTTGGAGCAGGTTGCAGGCATCGAAAATGTGATTGAATGCCATg GCTCCTTCGCCACTGCGTCGTGCACGAGGTGTAAGTATCAAGTGAGAGCGGATGACATCAGGGAGGACATCTTTGCACAGAGGATACCCACCTGCCCGAAATGCCGCGTCAACACATTACCTTCTCTGTCCGAAATTAATTGCAGTGAGAATTACAGAG ACCTGGTGTCGCAAGGTATAATGAAGCCAGACATTGTCTTCTTCGGCGAAGGACTTCCGGACGCTTTTCACGACGCGATGGCCAAAGACAAGGACGATTGCGACCTTCTTATTGTTATCGGATCGTCTCTGAAGGTCCGACCGGTAGCTCTAATTCCTTCATCCATTCCATCGCATGTACCGCAGATCCTCATTAATCGCGAGCCATTGCCGCACCTGAAATTCGACGTTGAGCTGTTGGGCGATGGTGACATCGTTATAAATCAGATATGCCATTT GATGGGCGAAACTTACAAGGAAGTCTGTTGGTACGATAAAGTCTTGAAGGAGGTGCCGCAGCTTTTGCGATATGTGTGCGACGACATGTGGGAACAGAGCCAAGACACAATAACCAACACCGAAATGTCGCGCGACAGCGTAGAAGTCGATTTGAAGCCGCACGTGTCCTCGACGGAAAGTCAGGACAGTCTGCTGATCACTGCGAACACGATGCCGCAGCACACGGACGAAATCAATGTCTGTGTATCACCATTTCACGCTGGCAACGTGGAGAATACAGAGGAGAGCTTCGATCTTCTAGGAGAAAGTCCAAAGAGGCGGTTGAGTGATACTAGCATAGAGAACAGTCCCAAAAGGATGAACTTTGGCAACTCGCGCGACGCGGAAGTCGTGAGTTCCACATCACTGATGAAAATGGATATTGAATGTGCAATAATCTCGTCGGAGAACAAGCTTCACGTCGCGGAATCAACATCTGAAAACAATTCGGAAGAGTGTCAGGTGGTGCCGACGTCGTTGTCCCTTTCCTCGGAGGCTGTTATGAGCGAAAACACGCTGGAATCGCACAAATTGCTGGACAACTGCGATAAGTTGAATAGCAAGTATGGCGATGCCGCAATGATGGACGCTATCGAGTCGGACAAAGCGCTACCGAAGCCGCGACAGGCGTCGGTGGACTCCGTGTTGGACTCCGGCATAGGTGACAGTTGTAACAGCACCGACAACGCAGAGGAAAAGTACGACATCGGTGAACTGAAAAATAGAAGAAGGTTAGAGAGACGACACCGCTGGCATCCAAAGATTCGAGAAAGCCTCGCCACCAGGCTACCAG AAAACTCGTATTACCAATTGGCACCGGGAAGATATGTTTTCCCTGGCGCGGAGGTCTATTTGGAACCTGAGGATTACGATCAGTGTTCCCTGTCGGCGAACTCGGAGAGCACGGACAGCGACAGCGACTCCTCTTCAGTCCTCTCCCTTCAGTCCTCCGACGAGGAGGAGACCT GCGCGGACGATGATCTGTCAGAAAGCGCGGACGCCGACGCGGACACCGACGGACAGAACAATGATGCAAAGTGGGCACAGCATTGA
- the Uba3 gene encoding NEDD8-activating enzyme E1 catalytic subunit, with amino-acid sequence MGTDHTHRRWSNLRKVLERSGPFCRPDFEPSSEILQFLLEHCKVLVVGAGGLGCEMLKNLALMGFRQIHVIDMDRIELSNLNRQFLFRHKDIGSYKAEVAAEFIKVRVPGCNVIAHNCEIQAKDESFYQQFHIIICGLDSIVARRWLNSMLLSLLVYEDGELDKSTVIPLIDGGTEGFKGNARLILPGLSPCIECTLDLYPPQVTYPLCTIANTPRLPEHCIEYVKVIQWPKENPFDCAIDGDDPQHINWIYEKSNERAAQFGIQGLTYRLVQGVVKNIIPAVASTNAAIAAICATEAFKLASSCSASLNNYMVLNNLDGVYTYTYEAERKKDCLACSQIPREIQIKDSKYKLQDLIELLCEQQDLQMKRPGLTAMINGQNKTLYIQTVQSIEERTRENLSKTLTELGLKDGTEINVADLTTPNAITMVLRFPQTDSTIQE; translated from the exons ATGGGTACTGATCACACGCATAGACGATGGAGCAATTTGCGAAAAGTATTGGAGAGATCGGGCCCGTTTTGCCGGCCGGATTTCGAGCCGTCTTCCGAGATCCTGCAATTCCTGCTGGAGCACTGCAAAGTGCTCGTTGTCGGTGCCGGTGGTTTAGGATGCGAGATGCTCAAGAATCTGGCTCTTATGGGATTCAGACAGATCCATGTAATTGATATGGACAGGATTGAATTGTCTAACCTTAACCG ACAGTTCTTGTTTCGTCATAAAGATATTGGATCTTATAAAGCGGAGGTAGCAGCAGAGTTTATCAAAGTTAGAGTTCCTggctgcaatgtaattgcgCATAATTGTGAGATACAAGCTAAAGATGAGTCATTTTATCAACAATTCCACATAATAATCTGTGGATTAGACTCCATTGTTGCAAGAAGATGGCTCAATAGCATGTTGTTGTCTTTGCTTGTCTATGAAGATGGTGAATTAGACAAGTCCACTGTCATACCATTGATCGATGGTGGAACCGAAGGTTTTAAGGGAAATGCTCGACTTATATTACCTGGTTTAAGTCCATGTATCGAATGCACCTTAGATCTCTACCCTCCacaa GTCACATATCCTTTATGTACGATAGCCAACACTCCACGTTTACCAGAGCACTGTATAGAATATGTGAAAGTGATTCAGTGGCCTAAGGAAAACCCATTTGATTGTGCTATCGATGGCGACGATCCCCAGCATATAAACTGGATTTATGAAAAGTCTAATGAGAGAGCAGCGCAATTTGGCATACAGGGCTTGACATACAGACTCGTACAGGGTGTTGTCAAAAATATCATACCAGCTGTGGCATCGACGAATGCTGCTATTGCCGCAATCTGCGCAACTGAGGCGTTCAAACTTGCAAGCAGTTGCAGCgcatctttaaataattatatg gTACTCAACAATCTGGACGGAGTGTACACGTACACTTACGAGgcggagagaaagaaggatTGTTTAGCGTGCAGTCAAATACCGCGAGAGATCCAGATCAAGGATTCGAAATACAAACTGCAGGACTTGATAGAGCTTCTTTGCGAACAGCAGGATTTGCAAATGAAACGTCCTGGCCTCACGGCAATGATAAACGGTCAAAATAAAACACTGTACATACAAACGGTGCAGAGTATCGAGGAGAGGACTCGCGAGAATCTGTCGAAGACTTTGACCGAGTTGGGCTTGAAAGACGGCACTGAAATAAATGTTGCCGACTTAACAACACCCAATGCAATCACTATGGTATTGCGATTTCCGCAGACCGATAGCACAATTCAGGAGTAA